The DNA sequence GGCTGGCTTGGGCGGCCTGGTCCGTCTGGTGTGGTTCGTCCGTCTGGCTCGCTTGGGTCGCCTGGTCCGTCTGGTCGGCCCGCCTGGGCCGCCTGACTCGGTTGGCCTGTATGGCGCGTCGGTCCCGTCTGGCGTGCTTCGGCCGCCTGACTCGCTTGGCCTGCATCGCTTCTGCCCCGCCTGGTCCGCCTGGTTCGCTTGGGCCGCCCGGTCCGTCTGGTGTGTTTGGTCCGTCTGGCTCGCCTGGGTCGCCTGTCCGTCTGGTCGGCCCGCTTGGGCCGCATGGTTCGCTTGGTCCGGGGCGCCCGGGGAGGCGTTCCCCGGCCGTTGAGCGTTCGCCGCCCCCTCGACCGCCCCTTGAGCGTTCACCAACCCTCGAGGGGAGGGGTGGTGTCGGTGGGTGGCGCGGTCCACGGTTCGACGATCGCCGCCCAGACGCCGAAGGCGACGGCCGCGGCGAGCAGCAGCAGCCAGCCGACGGTGCGCAGCACCCGGTGGCGGCGGAGGAGCCGCCGGCCCCGTTCGGCGGCCCGGTCCGCCAGGTCCGGTGGCAGCGCCGGATGCGGGCCTTCCAGCATCCGGCGGACCTCGTTCTCCTTGCGGTCCGGAAGGCTCATGGCGCGGCTCCGGCCGCGCCGGTGGCCGTCCGGCGGCCGTTGGCCGGGGGCATTCCGTTGGACGGGGGCATTCCGGTGGATGGCGGTGTTCCGCCGGGCGGCGACGTTCCGCCGGGCGGCGGCGTTCCGGTCGTGCCACGTCGGGGTGGCGCGCTGCGCATCGTCGCCATCGCGCGGGTGCAGATCGCCCGGACCCGTTCGACCGGGAGGCCGAGCGCGGCCGCCGTCTGTTCCTCCGCGACCCCCTCGTACAGCCGCAGCACCAGCACCAGCCGCTCCTGCGGGGTGAGCCGGGCCAGGATGCCGCCGCGCGGGCGGCGGTAGTGGTGGCCTCGGTGGGCGAAGAGGGCGGCCAGTGCCTGACGGGTGTGGTCGTACGGATCCTCGCCGCGCAGCCGGTCCCAGCGGGCGTACGTGCGCGCGAGCGCGATGGTCAGCAGGCGCTCGGCGGCTTCGGTGTCCCCCGTCGGTTCCCCGGTGAGCAGTGTGGCCGCGTGCAGCAACCGGCCCCCCGCGCCCGCGACGAATGTGTCGAACTCCCGGGCCCGGCGGTCCTCCCGTGCTGCCCGCCGCTCTCGTACCACGCCCTCCGCCTCCCGTTCTTTTAGGACACGGCAGGCACGGGCGCCCGGTCAA is a window from the Streptomyces luomodiensis genome containing:
- a CDS encoding sigma factor-like helix-turn-helix DNA-binding protein: MVRERRAAREDRRAREFDTFVAGAGGRLLHAATLLTGEPTGDTEAAERLLTIALARTYARWDRLRGEDPYDHTRQALAALFAHRGHHYRRPRGGILARLTPQERLVLVLRLYEGVAEEQTAAALGLPVERVRAICTRAMATMRSAPPRRGTTGTPPPGGTSPPGGTPPSTGMPPSNGMPPANGRRTATGAAGAAP